One window of Triticum dicoccoides isolate Atlit2015 ecotype Zavitan chromosome 5A, WEW_v2.0, whole genome shotgun sequence genomic DNA carries:
- the LOC119300176 gene encoding dolabradiene monooxygenase-like, translating to MELVALPLLGLLVFLLVNLVVKRMYVHASPAPRKRLPPGPWQLPLVGSLHHVLLSRHGALPHRALRELAGRHGPLMLLRFGAVPTLVVSSAKAAREVLKTHDAAFASRHMTPMLAVFTRGGQDVLFSPYGDLWRQLRRVCVLELLSARRVQSFRHIREEEAGGLLRSVADECARSRSDNGAVVEIGERLARVVNDVVVRSAVGSRCARREEFLHDLDETARLTAGNSLSDLFPSSALARWIGSGLREAEHCNRNARDILSDIIRERAEGGQGSGGDGEDDLLGVLLRVQKDGGALTTDIIITVVLEVFAAGSETSATTLEWAMSELVKEPRLLRKAQAEVREAFRGQQKLTEGDMGKLSYLHLVIKETLRLHTPVPFLLPRRCREACEVMGYDVPEGTRVLVNAWAMARDGAYWEDADVFRPERFEEESAAAAVDFRGGDFEFIPFGAGRRMCPGIALGLANMELVLAGLLYHFDWELPDGGRPEELDMSEAFGLAIRRKSKLVLRATQRIPVAN from the exons ATGGAGCTCGTAGCACTGCCGTTGCTCGGTTTGCTGGTCTTCTTACTCGTCAACCTCGTCGTGAAGAGGATGTACGTGCACGCTTCGCCGGCGCCACGCAAGCGGCTGCCGCCCGGGCCATGGCAGCTGCCGCTCGTCGGCAGCCTCCACCACGTCCTGCTGTCGCGCCACGGCGCCCTGCCGCACCGGGCCCTGAGGGAGCTCGCGGGCAGGCACGGCCCGCTCATGCTGCTCCGCTTCGGCGCCGTGCCCACGCTGGTCGTCTCCTCCGCCAAGGCCGCCAGGGAGGTCCTCAAGACGCACGACGCCGCCTTCGCCAGCCGCCACATGACGCCCATGCTGGCCGTCTTCACCCGCGGCGGGCAGGACGTCCTCTTCTCCCCCTACGGCGACCTCTGGCGCCAGCTCCGCCGGGTGTGCGTGCTCGAGCTCCTCAGCGCGCGCCGCGTCCAGTCCTTCCGCCACATccgcgaggaggaggccggcggcctgcTCCGCTCCGTCGCCGACGAGTGCGCTCGCTCTCGCTCCGACAACGGCGCCGTCGTGGAGATCGGCGAGCGGCTGGCACGCGTGGTGAACGACGTCGTGGTGCGGTCGGCCGTCGGCAGCCGGTGCGCGCGGCGCGAGGAGTTCCTGCACGACCTCGACGAGACCGCGAGGCTGACGGCCGGCAACAGCCTGTCCGACCTGTTCCCGTCGTCGGCGCTGGCGCGCTGGATCGGCAGCGGGCTTCGCGAGGCCGAGCACTGCAACCGCAACGCGCGCGACATCCTGAGCGACATCATCCGCGAGCGCGCCGAGGGCGGCCaaggcagcggcggcgacggcgaggacgaCCTGCTCGGCGTGCTGCTGAGGGTGCAGAAGGACGGCGGCGCCCTCACCAcggacatcatcatcaccgtcgtcctG GAGGTTTTTGCGGCCGGGAGCGAGACGTCGGCCACGACGCTGGAATGGGCCATGTCGGAACTGGTGAAGGAGCCGCGCCTCCTCCGCAAGGCGCAGGCCGAGGTCCGGGAGGCGTTCAGAGGCCAGCAGAAGCTGACCGAGGGCGACATGGGGAAGCTGAGCTACCTCCACCTGGTGATCAAGGAGACGCTGCGGCTGCACACGCCGGTGCCGTTCCTGCTGCCCCGGCGGTGCCGGGAGGCGTGCGAGGTGATGGGCTACGACGTCCCCGAGGGGACCAGGGTGCTGGTGAACGCGTGGGCCATGGCCCGGGACGGCGCCTACTGGGAAGACGCCGATGTGTTCAGGCCGGAGAGGTTCGAGGAGGAGAGCGCCGCCGCCGCAGTGGACTTCAGGGGCGGCGACTTCGAGTTCATCCCCTTCGGCGCCGGCAGGAGGATGTGCCCCGGCATAGCGCTCGGCCTGGCCAACATGGAGCTGGTGCTCGCGGGCCTCCTCTACCACTTCGACTGGGAGCTCCCCGACGGCGGGAGGCCGGAGGAGCTCGACATGTCGGAGGCGTTCGGCCTGGCCATACGGAGGAAGTCCAAGCTCGTGCTGCGCGCGACGCAACGTATTCCAGTCGCTAATTGA
- the LOC119298129 gene encoding purine permease 3-like, whose amino-acid sequence MEVEIPTEHRAPKVEARAWRWHDLPAAAAKPLRDPLLAVNFLLLAVGAASGPLLLRLYFLRGGSRKWLSSLLQTAGWPLLLVPLGFSFSSRRRRRSRRQGDDATASTGVFLMTPRLLAASAVVGLMTGADNFLYAYGQAYLPVSTSSILISTQLAFTAAFALLLVRQRFTGSTVNAIVLLSVGAAMLGMGSGGDRPAGVSGAQYAAGFGMALAAAALYGLVLPVMELSQAWHAARAGAAALTYTLVVEIQVVIGLTATAFCAVGMLANNDFQAIPGEARQSELGQAGYYMLLVGTAAVYQCFCLGIIGAIYYGSALLAGVIITVLLPVTEVLAVVFFHEPFSGTKGVALGLSLWGLASYFYGEVRNKAPDAERQTSLCADRDCEN is encoded by the exons ATGGAGGTCGAGATCCCGACCGAGCACCGCGCGCCCAAGGTTGAGGCTAGAGCGTGGCGATGGCACGAtctcccggccgccgccgccaagccgCTCCGGGACCCCCTCCTCGCCGTCAACTTCCTGCTGCTGGCCGTCGGCGCGGCCAGCGGcccgctcctcctccgcctctaCTTCCTGCGCGGCGGCTCCCGCAAGTGGCTATCCAGCCTGCTCCAGACCGCCGGCTGGCCGCTCCTCCTCGTGCCGCTcggcttctccttctcctcccgccgccgccgcaggaGCCGCCGCCAGGGCGACGACGCCACGGCTAGCACCGGCGTCTTCCTCATGACGCCCCGCCTCCTGGCCGCGTCCGCCGTCGTGGGCCTCATGACCGGCGCCGACAACTTCCTCTACGCCTACGGCCAGGCCTACCTCCCGGTGTCCACCTCCTCCATCCTCATCTCCACGCAGCTGGCCTTCACGGCCGCCTTCGCGCTGCTGCTCGTGCGCCAGCGCTTCACGGGCTCCACGGTCAACGCCATCGTGCTGCTCAGCGTCGGCGCCGCCATGCTGGGGATGGGCTCCGGCGGGGACCGCCCGGCGGGGGTGTCGGGCGCGCAGTACGCCGCCGGGTTCGGCATGGCGCTGGCGGCCGCGGCGCTCTACGGCCTCGTGCTGCCCGTCATGGAGCTCAGCCAGGCGTGGCACGCGGCgcgcgccggcgccgccgccctcACCTACACGCTCGTCGTTGAGATTCAGGTCGTCATCGGGCTCACCGCCACGGCGTTCTGCGCCGTCGGCATGCTGGCGAACAACGACTTTCAG GCAATCCCAGGAGAAGCCCGACAGTCCGAACTCGGCCAGGCGGGCTACTACATGCTGCTGGTCGGCACAGCCGCCGTGTACCAGTGCTTCTGCCTCGGCATAATCGGCGCCATCTACTACGGCTCGGCGCTGCTCGCCGGAGTCATCATCACCGTGCTCCTCCCGGTGACCGAGGTCCTGGCCGTCGTCTTCTTCCATGAACCCTTCAGCGGCACCAAGGGCGTCGCCCTCGGGCTGTCGCTCTGGGGCCTCGCTTCCTATTTCTACGGCGAGGTGCGGAACAAGGCCCCGGATGCAGAGCGCCAGACAAGTCTGTGTGCGGATCGTGACTGCGAGAATTAG